A segment of the Streptomyces sp. NBC_00376 genome:
AGGACGCGCTGCAGTGGGGCCGCGCGACCGAATTCGAGGAGCTTCAGCACGAGCTGAGGCTGCAACAGCAGAAGCGGCAGCACACGGAGGCGGTCGACCGGGCCCGTCGCCAGATGGAGCTGCAGCAGGTGAACGCGGAGAAGATCTCCTTCTACGAAAAGCACTTGGAACAGGGCGGGGTCCGCGCCTGGGCGCTGCACCTGGCCGACCATCCCGAAGACACCAAGACCGTGGTGGCCAGCCTGCGCCAGGACCAACTGCACATGATCAAGGCGCAGATGGAGCTGGCGGGCGAGCTGCTGAAGGGCGACAGCGCGGAGAACCACGAGCTGGAGGCGCCGAAGAAGAGGGCCCTCCAGGCATTGATCGACGTACTGAACCAGCACCTTCCCGGGGTCACCGCGCAGAGCACGGCTGAAGGCCGGCTGACCGTGTCGATGCCGCAGGACGCACCGAGAGCGGTGCCGGAAGCGGTCGTCCGGGGCACGTCCCGGCCGGGCTTCGATCCGGCCGACGGCGTGCGGGAGCACCGGCTCGGCGGGACGCCCGTCCGCGGGGCGGATCCGGAGGCGGCCGCTCCGTCGGTTCCCTTCCAGGGCTGGCAGCCGCCGCCTGGCTATGGCAGCGCACCTCTGGGACCGGCGGGCGCCGCCACACCGTCGGCCGGTGCGAAGGACGTGTACGCGGACACGACGGCGGAGGCCGTCGGAACGGCTGACCGGGACGGGACGACCGACGCGGCCGAGGCTGCGAATCCGCAGAGCACATCGGACACGCCCCGGGCCACGGACGTGGCAGGAGCGCCGGGCCAGGAGGACCACGTCACATGACCGACGGATCACCGGTCCGGAACACCGATGCCGGGACGCGGCTCCTCCTCGATCTGCGGTCCGAGATCGCACGGGCCGACAGCAAGGCGTCCGTACTGGTCGCCGCGCTCGGCATGACCGCAGGCGTGATCAGCGGCTGGCTGGCGGGCAGCGAGTGGCGGCCGAGCGCGCTCTCCGCTCCCGGCACGGCCCTGTGGTGGACAGGCACCGGCGGGCTGGCGACCGCGCTGCTCTCCATGCTGATGGCCGTACTCCCGCGCTACCGCGGCAGTACCTGGATTCCCGGGGCCCCGCTCACCTACTTCGGGGACATCCGGCGCGCCGCCCGGCAGAACCAATTACCGGAAGCGCTCGACACCACCGAGAGCGCCCGGACCACGGCACTCGTCACGGCCCTGACCGAAACCAGCCGGATCGCCGTCTGCAAACACCAGTGGATACGTGCGGGGCTGCTCGCCTACTCCATCGGCACCTTCCTGCTCCCCGCCTCGCTCCTCCTCGGCTGACACTCCTCCTGCCAAAGGATGATCATGACTCCACCGCCGGCTCGGCCCCAGGACCCGGGCGACGGGCCCGTGCCGCCCTCGGGCCCACACCTGAACGCCTCAGCACCACACCCACCTGATGACTTGATCTACGAGCACGGACCGGGCCGACGTGTGTACTACACGGCGCACCAGCGGCGTGTCGACATCACCTCACTCGGACAGCTGGCGCTGGCCCTGCCCGCCTTCCTGACGAGCGCGCTCGTGGTGCTGCTCGTGAGCACGATCCTGGACGGCTGCCTCGGCTTGCCGTTCTGGATACCGGCCGTGCTCTGGCTGGCTTCCGGTGCCCTGGTCTTCCACCGGCCCACGGAGGATCTCCTCGCCCGCTACCTGCTCGGGCTCCGCCGCCCGATGCCCCAGGAGGCCGCCCGGCTGGAGCCGGTCTGGCGGGAGGTGACGGCCATCGCCGGGATCGACGGAGCGCTGTATCAGCTCTGGGTCGAGGAGAGCGACGACCTCAACGCGTACGCCGCCGCGGGCCACATCGTGGGGGTCACCCGGTTCGCACTGGAACAGCTGCCGAGCGGCCAACTGGCCGCCGTACTCGCCCATGAACTGGGTCACCACACCGGCGGTCACGCGTGGTCGTCGCTGCTGAGCCAGTGGTACGGGCTGCCGGGCCGGGCTCTGTGGCGCGCCCTGCGTGCGATGGCCCGCTCCGTCGTCACGCCTGCCCGGTGTGCCGTCTACCTGGCCGTCGGCGTCCTGCTCCTTGCGATCGGCGGGCTCGCCTCCACCGCGGCCGCCTTCCTGTACGGGTTTCCGTTGCTTCTGGTGCTCCCGTACCTGTCGGCAGCGGTGGGACGCCGTGCCGAACTGCGGGCCGACCGCCACGCCGCCGCACTCGGATTCGCGCCGGAACTGGCCGAGGTGCTGGAGATGATGCACACGGGCGAGACCCGGGCGCGGCAGATGACGCTCGCCGCCGCGGAAGAGCGGGCGGAGCGCGATTCGACACCTGCCAGGCTG
Coding sequences within it:
- a CDS encoding M48 family metalloprotease gives rise to the protein MIYEHGPGRRVYYTAHQRRVDITSLGQLALALPAFLTSALVVLLVSTILDGCLGLPFWIPAVLWLASGALVFHRPTEDLLARYLLGLRRPMPQEAARLEPVWREVTAIAGIDGALYQLWVEESDDLNAYAAAGHIVGVTRFALEQLPSGQLAAVLAHELGHHTGGHAWSSLLSQWYGLPGRALWRALRAMARSVVTPARCAVYLAVGVLLLAIGGLASTAAAFLYGFPLLLVLPYLSAAVGRRAELRADRHAAALGFAPELAEVLEMMHTGETRARQMTLAAAEERAERDSTPARLLSTHPDYPTRLHRLRNYL
- a CDS encoding Pycsar system effector family protein, encoding MTDGSPVRNTDAGTRLLLDLRSEIARADSKASVLVAALGMTAGVISGWLAGSEWRPSALSAPGTALWWTGTGGLATALLSMLMAVLPRYRGSTWIPGAPLTYFGDIRRAARQNQLPEALDTTESARTTALVTALTETSRIAVCKHQWIRAGLLAYSIGTFLLPASLLLG